The Chrysemys picta bellii isolate R12L10 unplaced genomic scaffold, ASM1138683v2 scaf3135, whole genome shotgun sequence genome has a segment encoding these proteins:
- the LOC135980414 gene encoding maestro heat-like repeat-containing protein family member 1 — protein sequence VVYTKTGAVVSVLSKTQKDASCRENPVHVAMLIAKHLQSSDLMPFSFTLLLGLLEKEECADQLAGVMEAVLREQESELQGQVQDLQAALSYTLSPPRGGRLSEGTRDILHLLARQHTKAAVSILLKMPWPYKRPAKAIWRFLGADPMLTREVLHILLDDSPEKGRANRGQTQDRSCPQPARLPPATTCGLWELIGALGQADTLEGREDDLFVSCFLAIACPPARHLSGAQQDLLSDTSPRSMAVQALARVLRLRGSQTAVELMDQERGWQLLEEAQPEGFTLLSRAIVTHPNLALKSIPKLLLPSLQASQEGERMACTALFAEFLGSPLLMENEPKAMRKQVVKAMLQRTEDSNIHVRGRALHGLRNAVTEFPDKVRKKRDKILESFVRAVCECCDPRTVLEAMEGLCWMLRDPKAPLKAHVAVPLALQARTFFEDVSTKQGRPHGAIGHPTGE from the exons CTGTCGTGTACACCAAGACAGGGGCAGTGGTGAGCGTGCTGAGCAAGACGCAGAAGgatgccagctgcagagagaacccTGTCCATGTTGCTATG ctcatCGCGAAGCACCTGCAGTCGAGTGACCTCATGCCCTTCAGCTTCACCCTGCTGTTGGGcctgctggagaaggaggagtgTGCAGACCAGCTGGCGGGCGTCATGGAGGCGGTGCTGAGAGAGCAAGaatcagagctgcagggccaa GTGCAGGATCTCCAGGCGGCTCTTTCCTACACACTGAGCCCACCCCGGGGGGGGCGGCTGAGTGAGGGGACGAGAGACATTCTCCACCTACTGGCCAGACAACACACCAAGGCCGCGGTCAGCATCCTCCTGAAGATGCCCTGGCCTTACAAACG CCCCGCCAAGGCCATCTGGAGATTCCTAGGTGCAGACCCCATGCTGACCAGGGAGGTATTGCACATCCTGCTGGACGACAGCCCAGAGAAAGGCCGGGCTAACCGTGGGCAgacccaggacaggagctgcccccagccagcccggctgcccccggcG ACCACATGCGGCCTGTGGGAGCTGATCGGGGCCTTGGGGCAAGCGGACACGCTGGAGGGACGCGAGGACGACCTGTTCGTCTCTTGCTTCCTCGCCATCGCCTGCCCCCCGGCACGGCACCTCTCGGGAGCCCAGCAGGACTTGCTCAGTGACACCAGTCCACGCAG catgGCCGTGCAGGCCCTGGCGCGGGTGCTGCGCCTCAGGGGCAGTCAGACAGCTGTGGAGCTAATGGACCAGGAGCGaggctggcagctgctggaggaggcccAGCCCGAGGGGTTCACTCTCCTTAGCAG GGCCATAGTGACCCACCCAAACCTGGCTCTGAAGAGCATCCCAAAgcttctccttcccagcctccaggCCAGCCAGGAGGGCGAACGCATGGCCTGCACCGCCCTGTTCGCAGAG TTCCTCGGCAGCCCCCTGCTGATGGAGAATGAGCCCAAGGCGATGCGGAAGCAGGTTGTGAAGGCCATGCTGCAGCGGACAGAAGACAGCAACATCCACGTTCGAGGCAGAGCGCTGCACGGCCTCAGGAACGCAGTGACCGAGTTCCCGGACAAG GTCAGGAAAAAGCGAGACAAGATCCTGGAGAGTTTTGTCCGCGCCGTGTGCGAATGCTGCGACCCCCGCACCGTtctggaagccatggaagggcTCTGCTGGATGCTGCGGGACCCCAAGGCGCCTCTGAAGGCTCACGTCGCCGTCCCACTGGCCCTGCAGGCGAGAACGTTCTTTGAGGATGTAAGTACCAAGCAGGGCAGGCCCCATGGCGCTATAGGGCACCCCACAGGGGAAG